From a region of the Syngnathus typhle isolate RoL2023-S1 ecotype Sweden linkage group LG12, RoL_Styp_1.0, whole genome shotgun sequence genome:
- the LOC133163281 gene encoding neuropeptide FF receptor 2-like, whose amino-acid sequence MKQNISRNSSWGPWRGRRDNVTYVDFYLHRASVAAVFAASYLLIFLLCMLGNALVCFMVLRRRSMRTVTNLFILNLAVSDLLVGIFCMPTTLVDNIITGWPFGNFMCKVSGTVQGISVSASVFTLVAIAVDRFRCIVYPFKQKLTIATSKLIITVIWVLAATISCPSGLMLHVVHEPSVRIVLRQRQDSRPFYWCRENWPSPDMRKVYTTVLFVNIYLAPLTLIVIMYARIGVALFKSDAAGASLRRDGPGPGTELRQSVSRKKKRVVVMLLVVALLFALSWLPLWSLMMLSDYGSLSEDQHRVVNIYLYPLAHWLAFFNSSVNPIIYGFFNENFRRGFQAAFRFQLCAVVTEHQRSFSPRVRANGVPPIRLASMGGIEPGGRGREASRDHVGDQYVTGEAR is encoded by the exons ATGAAGCAGAACATCAGCAGGAACTCCTCATGGGGTCCGTGGCGTGGCCGCCGGGACAACGTGACTTACGTGGACTTCTACCTCCACCGGGCGTCGGTGGCGGCCGTGTTCGCCGCATCCTACCTGCTGATCTTCCTGCTGTGCATGTTGGGAAACGCCCtggtttgtttcatggtgcTTCGGCGCAGGAGCATGCGAACCGTCACCAACTTGTTCATCCTCAACTTGGCTGTCAGTGATTTGCTGGTGGGCATCTTCTGCATGCCCACCACGCTGGTGGACAACATCATTACAG gatggcCTTTTGGGAACTTCATGTGCAAAGTAAGCGGCACGGTCCAGGGAATCTCCGTGTCGGCGTCCGTCTTCACGCTGGTGGCCATCGCCGTCGACCG GTTCCGCTGCATCGTTTACCCTTTCAAGCAGAAACTGACCATCGCCACGTCCAAGCTGATCATCACCGTCATCTGGGTGCTGGCGGCAACCATCTCGTGCCCGTCGGGCCTTATGCTGCACGTGGTCCACGAGCCCAGCGTGCGTATCGTCCTGCGGCAACGCCAGGACAGCCGCCCCTTCTACTGGTGCCGCGAGAACTGGCCCAGTCCGGACATGCGCAAAGTCTACACCACCGTGCTCTTCGTCAACATCTACTTGGCCCCGCTCACCCTCATCGTCATCATGTACGCCCGCATCGGAGTGGCGCTCTTCAAGAGCGACGCGGCGGGGGCGTCTCTGAGGAGGGACGGGCCGGGACCCGGCACGGAGCTCCGGCAGAGCGTCTCCAGGAAGAAGAAGCGAGTGGTGGTCATGCTCCTGGTGGTGGCGCTGCTCTTCGCCCTGTCCTGGCTGCCGCTGTGGTCGCTGATGATGCTGAGCGACTACGGCAGCCTGAGCGAGGACCAGCACCGCGTGGTCAACATCTACCTGTACCCACTGGCTCACTGGCTGGCCTTCTTCAACAGCAGCGTCAACCCCATCATCTACGGCTTCTTCAACGAGAACTTCCGCCGAGGCTTCCAGGCCGCCTTTCGATTCCAGCTGTGCGCCGTCGTCACCGAGCACCAGAGGAGCTTTTCCCCTCGCGTCCGTGCCAACGGCGTCCCCCCGATACGGCTCGCTTCTATGGGGGGGATCGAGCCCGGCGGGAGGGGCCGGGAGGCCTCGAGAGACCACGTAGGAGACCAGTACGTGACCGGGGAGGCTCGCTAG
- the LOC133163300 gene encoding probable global transcription activator SNF2L2 isoform X2, whose protein sequence is MEDGGGPKKRKHDQRRDTGPPPPLPTRDTAGEKVKRKRGRPPAEKLPPNPPELTRQLSTLVDMVVNYKDGLGRQISKGFVQLPSRKEAPEYYELIRKPVDFRRIRERVRNHKYRSVGDLEKDIFLLCNNAQTYNLEGSQIYEDSIVIKSVFESARVRIVANEGPKQTVAAAHSDNGGTAEDPEGGGEESESPSQEVTAGMWTNTPPRMKVELLSTSLEVHLFLCRSYSAPQKNKNPILRASPKVTIFHVWSVQ, encoded by the exons ATGGAGGACGGCGGCGGCCCAAAGAAGCGCAAGCACGACCAACGGCGCGACacggggccgccgccgccgctaccGACGCGCGACACCGCCGGCGAAAAAGTCAAACGGAAACGAGGGCGACCGCCTGCCGAGAAGCTCCCCCCGAATCCGCCCGAACTCACCCGGCAACTCAGCACGCTGGTGGACATGGTGGTCAACTACAAGGACGG TTTGGGTCGACAGATTAGCAAAGGTTTTGTCCAGCTGCCTTCCAGGAAGGAAGCTCCCGAGTACTACGAGCTGATCCGAAAGCCTGTGGACTTCCGACGGATCAGG gAGCGAGTCCGTAATCACAAATACAGAAGTGTGGGGGATCTGGAAAAGGACATTTTCCTGTTGTGTAACAACGCTCAGACGTACAACCTGGAAGGATCTCAG ATCTACGAGGACTCCATCGTCATCAAATCGGTCTTCGAGAGCGCCAGGGTGCGAATCGTGGCCAACGAAGGGCCCAAGCAGACGGTGGCCGCCGCCCACAGCGACAACGGCGGTACCGCTGAAGACCCGGAGGGAG GAGGAGAGGAGTCTGAATCTCCCAGCCAAGAGGTCACCGCCGGAATGTGGACGAACACTCCTCCAAGAATGAAGGTTGAACTGTTGTCGACAAGTCTTGAAGTCCATCTGTTTCTTTGTCGTTCTTAttctgccccccaaaaaaataaaaaccccaTTTTGAGGGCTTCCCCAAAAGTCACCATTTTTCATGTGTGGAGTGTACAGTGA
- the LOC133163300 gene encoding probable global transcription activator SNF2L2 isoform X1, translating into MKRLAARCYAGLLILSPAAAAVAALDPADRAQPDAGGKMEDGGGPKKRKHDQRRDTGPPPPLPTRDTAGEKVKRKRGRPPAEKLPPNPPELTRQLSTLVDMVVNYKDGLGRQISKGFVQLPSRKEAPEYYELIRKPVDFRRIRERVRNHKYRSVGDLEKDIFLLCNNAQTYNLEGSQIYEDSIVIKSVFESARVRIVANEGPKQTVAAAHSDNGGTAEDPEGGGEESESPSQEVTAGMWTNTPPRMKVELLSTSLEVHLFLCRSYSAPQKNKNPILRASPKVTIFHVWSVQ; encoded by the exons ATGAAGAGACTAGCGGCTCGCTGCTATGCGGGCTTGCTAATTCTCTcccccgccgctgccgccgtcgCCGCGCTGGATCCCGCAGACCGCGCTCAG CCGGACGCCGGCGGGAAGATGGAGGACGGCGGCGGCCCAAAGAAGCGCAAGCACGACCAACGGCGCGACacggggccgccgccgccgctaccGACGCGCGACACCGCCGGCGAAAAAGTCAAACGGAAACGAGGGCGACCGCCTGCCGAGAAGCTCCCCCCGAATCCGCCCGAACTCACCCGGCAACTCAGCACGCTGGTGGACATGGTGGTCAACTACAAGGACGG TTTGGGTCGACAGATTAGCAAAGGTTTTGTCCAGCTGCCTTCCAGGAAGGAAGCTCCCGAGTACTACGAGCTGATCCGAAAGCCTGTGGACTTCCGACGGATCAGG gAGCGAGTCCGTAATCACAAATACAGAAGTGTGGGGGATCTGGAAAAGGACATTTTCCTGTTGTGTAACAACGCTCAGACGTACAACCTGGAAGGATCTCAG ATCTACGAGGACTCCATCGTCATCAAATCGGTCTTCGAGAGCGCCAGGGTGCGAATCGTGGCCAACGAAGGGCCCAAGCAGACGGTGGCCGCCGCCCACAGCGACAACGGCGGTACCGCTGAAGACCCGGAGGGAG GAGGAGAGGAGTCTGAATCTCCCAGCCAAGAGGTCACCGCCGGAATGTGGACGAACACTCCTCCAAGAATGAAGGTTGAACTGTTGTCGACAAGTCTTGAAGTCCATCTGTTTCTTTGTCGTTCTTAttctgccccccaaaaaaataaaaaccccaTTTTGAGGGCTTCCCCAAAAGTCACCATTTTTCATGTGTGGAGTGTACAGTGA
- the LOC133163300 gene encoding probable global transcription activator SNF2L2 isoform X3 produces the protein MKRLAARCYAGLLILSPAAAAVAALDPADRAQPDAGGKMEDGGGPKKRKHDQRRDTGPPPPLPTRDTAGEKVKRKRGRPPAEKLPPNPPELTRQLSTLVDMVVNYKDGLGRQISKGFVQLPSRKEAPEYYELIRKPVDFRRIRERVRNHKYRSVGDLEKDIFLLCNNAQTYNLEGSQIYEDSIVIKSVFESARVRIVANEGPKQTVAAAHSDNGGTAEDPEGALDNQEERSLNLPAKRSPPECGRTLLQE, from the exons ATGAAGAGACTAGCGGCTCGCTGCTATGCGGGCTTGCTAATTCTCTcccccgccgctgccgccgtcgCCGCGCTGGATCCCGCAGACCGCGCTCAG CCGGACGCCGGCGGGAAGATGGAGGACGGCGGCGGCCCAAAGAAGCGCAAGCACGACCAACGGCGCGACacggggccgccgccgccgctaccGACGCGCGACACCGCCGGCGAAAAAGTCAAACGGAAACGAGGGCGACCGCCTGCCGAGAAGCTCCCCCCGAATCCGCCCGAACTCACCCGGCAACTCAGCACGCTGGTGGACATGGTGGTCAACTACAAGGACGG TTTGGGTCGACAGATTAGCAAAGGTTTTGTCCAGCTGCCTTCCAGGAAGGAAGCTCCCGAGTACTACGAGCTGATCCGAAAGCCTGTGGACTTCCGACGGATCAGG gAGCGAGTCCGTAATCACAAATACAGAAGTGTGGGGGATCTGGAAAAGGACATTTTCCTGTTGTGTAACAACGCTCAGACGTACAACCTGGAAGGATCTCAG ATCTACGAGGACTCCATCGTCATCAAATCGGTCTTCGAGAGCGCCAGGGTGCGAATCGTGGCCAACGAAGGGCCCAAGCAGACGGTGGCCGCCGCCCACAGCGACAACGGCGGTACCGCTGAAGACCCGGAGGGAG CGCTGGATAACCAGGAGGAGAGGAGTCTGAATCTCCCAGCCAAGAGGTCACCGCCGGAATGTGGACGAACACTCCTCCAAGAATGA
- the LOC133163300 gene encoding probable global transcription activator SNF2L2 isoform X4 yields the protein MKRLAARCYAGLLILSPAAAAVAALDPADRAQPDAGGKMEDGGGPKKRKHDQRRDTGPPPPLPTRDTAGEKVKRKRGRPPAEKLPPNPPELTRQLSTLVDMVVNYKDGLGRQISKGFVQLPSRKEAPEYYELIRKPVDFRRIRERVRNHKYRSVGDLEKDIFLLCNNAQTYNLEGSQIYEDSIVIKSVFESARVRIVANEGPKQTVAAAHSDNGGTAEDPEGGKADDAG from the exons ATGAAGAGACTAGCGGCTCGCTGCTATGCGGGCTTGCTAATTCTCTcccccgccgctgccgccgtcgCCGCGCTGGATCCCGCAGACCGCGCTCAG CCGGACGCCGGCGGGAAGATGGAGGACGGCGGCGGCCCAAAGAAGCGCAAGCACGACCAACGGCGCGACacggggccgccgccgccgctaccGACGCGCGACACCGCCGGCGAAAAAGTCAAACGGAAACGAGGGCGACCGCCTGCCGAGAAGCTCCCCCCGAATCCGCCCGAACTCACCCGGCAACTCAGCACGCTGGTGGACATGGTGGTCAACTACAAGGACGG TTTGGGTCGACAGATTAGCAAAGGTTTTGTCCAGCTGCCTTCCAGGAAGGAAGCTCCCGAGTACTACGAGCTGATCCGAAAGCCTGTGGACTTCCGACGGATCAGG gAGCGAGTCCGTAATCACAAATACAGAAGTGTGGGGGATCTGGAAAAGGACATTTTCCTGTTGTGTAACAACGCTCAGACGTACAACCTGGAAGGATCTCAG ATCTACGAGGACTCCATCGTCATCAAATCGGTCTTCGAGAGCGCCAGGGTGCGAATCGTGGCCAACGAAGGGCCCAAGCAGACGGTGGCCGCCGCCCACAGCGACAACGGCGGTACCGCTGAAGACCCGGAGGGAGGTAAAGCAGACGA CGCTGGATAA
- the LOC133163748 gene encoding KN motif and ankyrin repeat domain-containing protein 1-like — translation MTLPNLAKGLGGEETRAKSGSWHLEGNGSQLDFSKSLRNGINIKRLSLKRRPRMAVGNEEKAQSGVSSGQWHSADSLSSSSGDDTRLLGRPPLPPPHGSTASRNEGPDRSGEFRSSPASRAPLQKQSPSSEQSISELHRNLEQETTGHTLGPRRRLASFAGVSSPGSLSRYTGLGAYDDNNGGKAREIGGHVHGLLGSALGSRGSTGCLQSSPQASGRSTPPVSSLGPTQLLNVRDQMVVALQKLRELEEQVKIIPLLKVKISVLQEEKRQLASQLKIQNEDSERRTEGEEKRDCYDFGERDEEMLALERAIKTGHYPTWQERSPCQKDDKIVDGEATKENSQTSTTAQFQHNRRLADLEAEVLEQQQVIAALKEKSLHLEAELKESSLQAEMSRLKLELQAAEARNRVDKASSAKPSVASCSTEARPDTTSQGVGNHIQLKDASAGEAVQVKNAATSCCGPELKNVGIGPDLAMSRWEVRERAETREKGVGVHVSTNSQGVGVEVKLSDAESNTEIPWQNLERKELVSVGCGDCSVNVIVRQAKDTVSRGMVTDPVKGLGLAASPQTMSQRTNTAVNSVTRFTNTRHGISTDSSTNTVLKSQHKHTNTTKGATTRTVAVGKGLKDVKCVLKTRTLGVGTSPLEGNVPKPNTRDIGVGFMNIYENSLVGLKTQNMASGPSHLPDPVNTRSIGVGDGRIRDLSGSNAAAGQEIAPSQYNSALDSGIEKLAAVLQPRRGLRTSSSLSANTGDVARGGSFDSVPADSCNSCQQGGNDSEVKRMIQLLEQQSSDGATLFGTRRKAAKKENGEQGCSNTRKNMRFMKAASGLNPPSKVSAADNPEEAERVSSRKPREAPVDPPPPRRLKSVVSGKASKTSGKSQITKRCKFSEKMMSACQALKTHLSDGKRLPSRELRDCLQTVQQEWFSVSGPKSASAESVEDYLSGFRVISPLLLRHVANMADGNGNTALHYSVSHSNFGVVQKLLDADVCDADKQNKAGYTPIMLAALAAADQPEDMTVVERLFDSGDVNAKATQAGQTALMLAVSHGRMEMVRALLARGAAVNAQDDEGSTALMCASEHGHAAMVKLLLDHPECDGALTDSDDSTALSIALEAGHNDIAVLLYAHANFARAHAEAHHCGRS, via the exons ATGACTCTTCCAAACTTAGCGAAAGGACTCGGCGGTGAAGAGACAAGAGCCAAGAGTGGCAGCTGGCATTTAGAGGGAA ACGGTAGTCAACTGGACTTCTCCAAGAGTCTCCGGAACGGCATCAACATTAAGCGGCTGAGCCTTAAGAGGAGGCCTCGAATGGCCGTCGGCAATGAGGAAAAAGCGCAAAGCGGCGTTTCGTCCGGCCAGTGGCATTCTGCCGATTCCCTCTCGTCCTCGAGCGGCGATGACACGAGACTCCTCGGTcgacctcctcttcctccaccgcATGGATCCACCGCTTCCAGAAATGAAGGACCGGATCGCAGTGGCGAATTTAGGTCCTCGCCTGCTTCGAGAGCTCCGTTGCAAAAACAAAGCCCTTCGTCGGAGCAGAGCATCAGCGAGCTACACCGGAACCTGGAGCAGGAGACAACCGGCCACACCCTGGGTCCCCGCCGCCGCCTGGCCAGCTTCGCCGGAGTGAGCTCCCCTGGTTCTCTTTCTCGCTACACCGGGTTGGGCGCTTACGATGACAATAACGGCGGCAAGGCTCGTGAAATCGGCGGCCACGTGCATGGACTTCTTGGCTCCGCCCTGGGAAGCAGAGGGAGCACAGGTTGCCTCCAGTCGAGCCCTCAGGCATCGGGAAGGAGCACCCCGCCGGTCTCGAGCCTTGGCCCAACGCAGCTGCTGAATGTCCGAGATCAAATGGTGGTGGCCCTGCAGAAGCTGAGGGAGCTAGAAGAACAAGTGAAGATCATCCCCTTACTCAAAGTGAAAATCTCGGTCCTCCAGGAGGAAAAGAGGCAACTGGCCTCGCAACTCAAGATCCAGAATGAGGACTCGGAGAGGAGAACTGAGGGCGAAGAGAAGAGGGATTGCTACGACTTCGGCGAGAGAGATGAAGAGATGCTGGCACTCGAGAGGGCCATCAAGACTGGACATTATCCGACGTGGCAAGAAAGAAGCCCTTGCCAAAAGGATGATAAGATAGTTGATGGAGAAGCCACGAAAGAAAACAGTCAAACCTCCACGACAGCACAGTTTCAACATAACCGCCGTCTCGCGGATTTAGAAGCAGAGGTTCTAGAGCAGCAACAAGTCATTGCTGCCTTAAAGGAGAAAAGCCTTCACTTGGAGGCAGAGTTGAAGGAATCCTCTCTCCAAGCTGAAATGAGCCGGCTGAAACTGGAGCTTCAGGCTGCAGAAGCTAGAAACCGAGTCGACAAAGCCTCCTCCGCCAAGCCATCCGTGGCGAGCTGCAGCACCGAGGCGAGGCCCGACACCACAAGCCAAGGGGTGGGCAACCACATCCAGCTCAAAGATGCCAGCGCGGGGGAGGCGGTGCAGGTGAAGAATGCGGCGACATCGTGTTGTGGCCCAGAGTTGAAAAACGTTGGGATTGGTCCAGATCTAGCCATGAGCCGCTGGGAGGTCCGAGAGCGAGCGGAAACCAGGGAGAAGGGCGTGGGGGTCCACGTTTCCACTAACTCTCAAGGAGTCGGAGTGGAAGTGAAACTCAGCGATGCCGAAAGCAACACGGAAATACCGTGGCAGAATCTGGAGCGTAAGGAACTCGTGTCAGTGGGATGCGGAGACTGTTCCGTGAATGTGATCGTCCGCCAGGCAAAGGACACGGTTTCCAGAGGCATGGTGACAGATCCGGTCAAAGGTCTGGGACTCGCGGCGTCACCCCAGACAATGTCCCAACGTACCAACACCGCAGTCAACTCCGTGACCCGTTTCACAAACACCAGACATGGCATCAGCACAGACTCCAGTACAAATACTGTCCTCAAAAGCCAACACAAGCACACCAACACCACCAAGGGCGCCACTACCAGGACGGTAGCGGTCGGAAAAGGGCTCAAAGACGTCAAGTGCGTCCTCAAGACACGCACGCTCGGCGTCGGAACCAGCCCCCTGGAAGGAAACGTCCCGAAACCAAATACCAGAGACATTGGTGTAGGATTCATGAACATTTATGAGAACTCCCTGGTTGGCCTTAAAACCCAAAACATGGCCTCGGGACCGTCCCATCTCCCCGACCCGGTGAACACTCGGAGCATTGGCGTCGGCGATGGGAGGATACGGGATCTGTCCGGTTCAAACGCTGCAGCTGGTCAGGAGATTGCCCCGTCTCAGTACAATTCGGCGTTGGATAGTGGCATTGAAAAGCTAGCAGCGGTACTCCAGCCACGTCGCGGCCTTCGAACCAGCTCGTCGCTATCGGCCAATACCGGAGATGTGGCTCGAGGTGGTTCATTTGATTCAG TGCCGGCAGACTCCTGCAACTCTTGCCAGCAGGGTGGAAATGACTCGGAGGTGAAAAGAATGATCCAGCTGTTAGAACAACAGAGCTCAG ATGGAGCAACTCTTTTCGGCACTCGGCGCAAAGCCGCAAAGAAGGAAAACGGCGAGCAAGGTTGCAGCAACACCAGGAAAAACATGCGCTTCATGAAGGCTGCCAGCGG GTTGAACCCACCTAGCAAAGTGTCCGCCGCCGATAACCCGGAGGAGGCCGAGCGGGTCTCGAGCAGAAAGCCGCGGGAGGCTCCGGTAGATCCGCCACCGCCGCGACGGCTCAAAAGCGTCGTGAGCGGCAAGGCGTCCAAAACGTCAGGAAAATCGCAAATCACCAAGAG GTGCAAGTTCAGTGAGAAGATGATGTCGGCCTGCCAGGCCTTGAAGACTCACCTGAGTGACGGCAAGCGCTTGCCCAGCAGGGAGCTG CGCGACTGCCTGCAGACGGTCCAGCAGGAGTGGTTCTCCGTGTCCGGCCCCAAGTCAGCGTCCGCCGAGTCGGTGGAGGACTACCTGTCGGGATTCCGCGTCATCTCGCCTTTGCTGCTGCGACACGTCGCCAACATGGCCGACGGCAACGGCAACACGGCGCTGCACTACAGCGTGTCGCACTCCAACTTCGGCGTGGTGCAGAAGCTGCTGGATGCCG ACGTGTGCGACGCcgacaagcaaaacaaagcggGCTACACGCCCATCATGCTGGCTGCGCTTGCCGCCGCTGACCAACCGGAGGACATGACCGTGGTGGAGCGGCTCTTCGACAGCGGCGACGTTAACGCCAAAGCCACGCAG GCCGGTCAGACGGCGCTGATGCTGGCCGTCAGCCACGGCCGCATGGAGATGGTGCGGGCGCTGCTGGCCCGCGGCGCCGCGGTCAACGCGCAGGACGACGAGGGCTCTACGGCGCTCATGTGCGCCAGCGAGCACGGCCACGCCGCCATGGTGAAGCTGCTGCTGGACCACCCCGAGTGCGACGGCGCGCTGACGGACAGC GACGACAGCACGGCCTTGTCCATCGCCTTGGAGGCGGGGCACAATGATATCGCCGTGCTGCTCTACGCGCACGCCAACTTCGCCAGAGCACATGCTGAG GCTCATCACTGTGGAAGGTCCTAA
- the mzt2b gene encoding mitotic-spindle organizing protein 2 isoform X4 yields MSQQAAPSAADSPALVVTTSVQKYAIKKKEILNPEESELYELSQAAGITVDQEVFKILVDLLKMNVAPQAVFQTLKAMCAGQRVAESCGGDSVTASHGAGITTTKADARDESSGKSAKVPAGVSTGPGPRATRVSAKMAAYGSQDVGSAPHAQAARSKATSSSSTNPADKTRDASGQRVQRQPSASRGQKTKSSGSSSSSSQM; encoded by the exons ATGTCCCAGCAAGCGGCACCCTCCGCTGCGGACTCCCCGGCGTTGGTGGTGACCACCAGCGTGCAGAAATACGCCATAAAGAAAAAGGAGATCCTAAACCCAGAGGAGAGTGAGTTGTATGAGCTGAGCCAGGCTGCGGGCATCACTGTGGACCAGGAAGTGTTCAA GATCCTGGTGGACTTGCTGAAGATGAACGTGGCCCCTCAAGCGGTCTTCCAGACTCTGAAGGCCATGTGTGCCGGCCAAAGGGTCGCCGAAAGCTGTGGCGGCGATTCCGTCACGGCCTCTCACGGCGCCGGAATCACCACGACTAAGGCGGATGCCAGAG ATGAGAGCTCCGGAAAGAGTGCTAAAGTCCCCGCGGGTGTTTCCACGGGGCCCGGACCCCGAGCCACCAGGGTCAGCGCCAAAATGGCGGCCTACGGCTCCCAGGACGTCGGCAGCGCTCCTCATGCTCAAG CAGCGCGAAGCAAAGCGACATCCTCTTCATCAACAAATCCCGCCGACAAGACACGTGATGCCTCTGGCCAGCGCGTGCAACGGCAGCCCAGCGCCAGCAGAGGACAGAAGACCAAAAGCTCTGGAAGCAGCAGCTCCTCCTCGCAGATGTGA
- the mzt2b gene encoding mitotic-spindle organizing protein 2 isoform X3, with translation MSQQAAPSAADSPALVVTTSVQKYAIKKKEILNPEESELYELSQAAGITVDQEVFKILVDLLKMNVAPQAVFQTLKAMCAGQRVAESCGGDSVTASHGAGITTTKADARDESSGKSAKVPAGVSTGPGPRATRVSAKMAAYGSQDVGSAPHAQARSKATSSSSTNPADKTRDASGQRVQRQPSASRGQKTKSSGSSSSSSQM, from the exons ATGTCCCAGCAAGCGGCACCCTCCGCTGCGGACTCCCCGGCGTTGGTGGTGACCACCAGCGTGCAGAAATACGCCATAAAGAAAAAGGAGATCCTAAACCCAGAGGAGAGTGAGTTGTATGAGCTGAGCCAGGCTGCGGGCATCACTGTGGACCAGGAAGTGTTCAA GATCCTGGTGGACTTGCTGAAGATGAACGTGGCCCCTCAAGCGGTCTTCCAGACTCTGAAGGCCATGTGTGCCGGCCAAAGGGTCGCCGAAAGCTGTGGCGGCGATTCCGTCACGGCCTCTCACGGCGCCGGAATCACCACGACTAAGGCGGATGCCAGAG ATGAGAGCTCCGGAAAGAGTGCTAAAGTCCCCGCGGGTGTTTCCACGGGGCCCGGACCCCGAGCCACCAGGGTCAGCGCCAAAATGGCGGCCTACGGCTCCCAGGACGTCGGCAGCGCTCCTCATGCTCAAG CGCGAAGCAAAGCGACATCCTCTTCATCAACAAATCCCGCCGACAAGACACGTGATGCCTCTGGCCAGCGCGTGCAACGGCAGCCCAGCGCCAGCAGAGGACAGAAGACCAAAAGCTCTGGAAGCAGCAGCTCCTCCTCGCAGATGTGA